The Christiangramia salexigens genome includes the window CTGCATAAATCGTATCAAATGCTAGAGAGCTCTTTCCGGAACCTGATAAACCAGTAATTACCACCAGTTTTTCTCTGGGAATACTTACATCAATATCTTTAAGGTTATGAACTCGGGCACCTAATACTTCTATTGTATCTTCAAATTTTGCCATAATTTTTTTCAAGACGGCAAAGTTACCTATTGTAGGAGAATAAATAAAGTATATGTCAAACTCCTGATGTTAAGATACCTGTAAAATTACTGTAGATGCCGAATAATGATCTTATGTTAAATATATAATACAATTAAAATGTAAAGTTAAAAGAGTAAGATGCTGTCTTAAAAACAGCCTTTTAACTTACGTGTAAAATACTGTTTGTCAGAGTAATATTACTATAATTTTTACGCTAAATACAGGTAATCACCTATATTTGATTATCAAATTGCTCCAAATTTGTTTATCTGATGCAAATGCCCTTTGCATCTAATTGCAGTCCCAATCGCTAATTTTTATTGTTTAATTTATTACTGTCGTTCGAAGATGGAAAAGAAACAGCTTTTAATTGTTAGTAAAAACCATGTGTTTATTGATGATATCATGGAACGTTTAAGTATGGATTACGAAATCTCTTCCGAAAAATCAATACATGCTGCATACACGATTGCCCTTAACTTACTTCCGGATGTAATAGTGTTTGATAAAACTTCATATAACAAAATATCCCATTTTAAAAATCTGAAAAATTTCAAATCCACTCACTTTTTATCGAAAACTTTTTTGATCGTTCATGCCAGGGCGGAGGAAATCTCAATCCTGAAAAAGAAATATCGGGGTATTATAGATGACTACTTGTATGCCAACATGAAACCTAACCAGATCATAGATAAGATTAAAAAGTGCATCGCGCCAACTTCCAATAATGTGAATTACTGGCATGATTGCTTTATGGGTCTATTTAATTTGATCGCTAAACCAATTGTTCTTTTAGATCAAAATAATATCATCGCCATGAACGATGAGTTCAGGAATACCTTTAAAACTGAAAGGACAAAAAATTACAGACTTACTGATTTTGTAAATGTTGAGAACAAAACTAAGGTGAAAACCAGTCTTAGAAATTTTGCCAGAGGGAAACATATGAAGGCGGTTACCAATACCTCTCTTTTAGTTCATAATGATAAACTGCGCAATGCTCATATTAGCTTTTCAAAATTAAGCAGGTCTGTGAATGATCAGTTCGTAATGATCATCGATTTTTCGGGAGAAGACGTTATTGATAACAATATTGGAAGTCATTCAGCCCAGGTGGAAAAATGCTTTAAAGAAAATAGCGATATAACAGAATTCAGCTTTACAAAACGAGAAAAAGAGATCATTGCACTTTTATGTAAAGGTTATAAGACCAAGGAAATTTCGGATGCTCTATTTATATCTCCCAAAACTATAGAGAAACACCGTTCCAACATTATTAAGAGAACAAACTCAGAAACTATTTTAGAGAGTATTATATATGCGATAAATCATAACCTGGTTGATCTGCCTCTGTCTTAAATTGCTGTTAAATAGGCGGCTTAGACGAATACTTAGGGATTTCACCCATGCATAAAAAAATAACAAGTTCTTACATTTACATTGGAAATAAATGATGGAAGTCACCCCTACCACTTCACATTAAATAAAATCCAACCCCCCAAATCTCTACGCTTTTTTTAAATCTGATACTTTACTTCCAATAGGAAGGCTGTATATATATTTTATTAACCATTCTAAATATTTAATAACCAAAACTTTGTCCATATGCGAAATTAAAGTCACTCCCACCTGCTTATTTCAAAAATAGCCCCCTATTCCAATTTTTTTATCGATCTGTCGCACAACTTCTCGTGAGGAAGCAAGTGTATATAACCTTATTAACCATTCTAAATATTTAATAAAAACTTTGTGATTATGAAAAAAAATCAATTGTATCTGGCTTATGTACTGGTCTTTAGTTTACTGGTCGCCGGATGTTCGAAGGAGGACACTCTAGATGTTCAAAACCCTGATGATTCGGGGGAATTTGTTAGTCTATCATTTGGCGCGCTGCTGAATGATCTATCTAACAGAGCTTCGACGAAAAATCATTTTAATCAAATTCCCGATTGTTCTTCTGCCGAACCAGCCAAAGCTGTTCTGGAAATTTCTTATCCCGGTCAGGCCGACGATAAAAAAGGTCCTATTGTGGTTGATGTGCTAAAAGATGCAACGGGATATTTTACTTCCTATAGTGATAAATTAAAAGTACCTGTATCCAATAATGGAAGTACCCAGGTAACCCTGGAAAGCTTCATGGTTTATGATGGTGTGGTAAGCCAGGGCAAACCTTATGGTAATCTTATATGGATTGCTCCTAAGGAATCTCAACAAGGCCAATTTGACGGTTATGTAGAGAATGCTCTTCCTT containing:
- a CDS encoding response regulator transcription factor, with the protein product MEKKQLLIVSKNHVFIDDIMERLSMDYEISSEKSIHAAYTIALNLLPDVIVFDKTSYNKISHFKNLKNFKSTHFLSKTFLIVHARAEEISILKKKYRGIIDDYLYANMKPNQIIDKIKKCIAPTSNNVNYWHDCFMGLFNLIAKPIVLLDQNNIIAMNDEFRNTFKTERTKNYRLTDFVNVENKTKVKTSLRNFARGKHMKAVTNTSLLVHNDKLRNAHISFSKLSRSVNDQFVMIIDFSGEDVIDNNIGSHSAQVEKCFKENSDITEFSFTKREKEIIALLCKGYKTKEISDALFISPKTIEKHRSNIIKRTNSETILESIIYAINHNLVDLPLS